A window of Stegostoma tigrinum isolate sSteTig4 chromosome 45, sSteTig4.hap1, whole genome shotgun sequence genomic DNA:
CACGTTACTGAAGGGTGAGACGTGGGGTGCTGGTCTGGCAAGTGTTTGCAAGTTGCTGACCAAAAGGTGAGGGTTTCAACAGCTGATCAGCGAGGCTGGAACACCGGGGTGAGCTGTACTGAGGGATGGCCCACTGACAGACTGGATCACGGGGGATTGTGTACCGCGAGGGGACGGAGATTTCACTGGGTTCTCCTGGTCAGAGGCTGAAGCAGTTCGGAGCCGTCCAGCATCGACCGCTTAGAAACTGCAGTGTCCACCAACAGCATTCCCAATGTTCCCAATCCTTCTCCAGATCCAGTcaacgcacgcacactctctcacactcacacactctccctcagactcactcacactcacacactctcactcacactcccacacacacacgcacactctccctctcacactcacacactctccctcagactcactcacactcacacactctcactcacactcccacacacacacgcacactctccctctcacactcacacactctccctcagactcactcacactcacacactctcactcacactcctctcacacactcacgcactctcactcacactcacacactctccctcacactcacactctctctccctcacacacacgcacactctccctcacactcactcacactcacacactctccctccctcacacacactccctccctcacacacatgcacattctccctcacaaacacgcacactcttgctcacactcacacgcttgcactcacactctctctcgctcacacacacgcacactctccctcacacacacgcacactctccctcacacacacgcacactctccctccctcacacacatgcacactctcccacacacacacgcacactctcccacacacacacgcacactctctctccctcacacacatgcacactctccctcacaaacacgcacactctccctccctcacatacacgcacactctctctccctcacaaacacgcacattcttgctcacacacacgcacgtactcacactctctcttgctcacacacacgcacactctaccacacacacacgcacactctccctcacacacacacacatgcacactctccctcacaaacacgcacactctccctccctcacatacacgcacactctctctccctcacaaacacgcacattcttgctcacacacacgcacgtactcacactctctcttgctcacacacacgcacactctaccacacacacacgcacactctccctcacacacacacacatgcacactctccctcacaaacacgcacactctccctccctcacatacacgcacactctctctccctcacaaacacgcacattcttgctcacacacacgcacgcactcacactctctctcgctcacacacacgcacactctcccacacacacgcacactctccctcacacacacacacatgcacactgtcccacacacacgcacactctccctcacacacacgcacactctccctcacacacacgcacactctccctcacacacatgcacactctctctcccttacacacatgcacactctccctcacaaacacgcacactcttgctcacacacacgcacactctccctcacacacacgcatgcactcacactctcccacacacacacacactctctctccctcacacacatacactcacattctctatctctctctcacactcacacacacacacacacactcactctccctcacacacatacactcacattgtctgtctatctctctctcacacacacacacacacacactcgcacacacacagactctgggtATTCCTGTAGAGCCAGTGACTGTCCCGGGATGTTGACTCACCAGGGCAGGTTGTTGTCGATGCCGATGATTCGGAATGGTGAACGGAAGGGGTTGACGAAGTGTTGGCTGATGGAACCTCCTGCAGCTACACTCATGGTCTGGTTATCGACGTGACAGCTGTACTCACTACACTCAGTGAAGTAAGCAGGAACCCGAAGAGACTGTAaagggacaggcacagggtgaGAAACTCTCCTCACTGTCACCGCATCAGCTTGCAGTCTCCTCACTCTCTAAAGGATGTTACTGGCCCTGGGAGGGGGTGATTGGGAGGTTCACATGGTCGGTTCTGGAGCTGAGAGGGCTGGTTTACGAGGAGAGGTGGAGTAGACTGGGATTGttctcactgcagtttagaagaataaggggaggaccttatagaaacatctaaaattaggaagggaatagataggatagaagcagggagattATTTTCACTGGTGGGTGAGACTAGAGCTGGTGGGGAAGCAGATTTATGACAGAGTtggggaggaacttcttcacccaaagggttgtgaatctgtggaattccctgcccagtgaagcagctgaggcttCCTCACAGAATggttttaaggctgagatagatagatttttgaacagtgaaggagttAAGGTTACggtgagcgggtgggtaagtggggctgagtccatgaaaagaccaggcaggatctcactgaatgggggagcaagctcgaggggccgaatggcctgctcctgctcctggttcctaTGTTGTTCGGAGCAGTTGTTTGTTGAAGGCGATACGAAGGAGTGGTGGTCACAGcaagcccagtccatcacagtGGGGAGTATTGAAGCTGGGCTGAACTGTGTCTCAGCTTCagcagcaggctcaatgggctgaatggcctccatcttaTGGACACCAAACAGAAATACGTAGAGTGCACCCTGGCCCACCCAGCACATTACACCTACAGGAATAACCATCTGAAACGATGACTGTCCCAGTTACCAGACTGTGAGCGAATTAACCACACGCCAGCAACAGGGGCTCACTGATCTGGATCAGACCCTTCTGTTCTGAAGGACGGTcatacccgaaacattaactgctgctttcctgcagatgctgcctggccttgctGTGTACTCCCAGCCTCCTGTTCGTCTCCCTCGAATCAGGGATTTAGTTTTGTCTCTGATGCTTACCTGAAGCCGGGGGAGGGATCGTAGCCAAGTTCCACTCAGTCCGAACCCCACATTAAACCCTGGAAAAAACAGATGGGAATCTCTTACAGATATCACTGAGAGAAGGGGGCATTGTACGCAGCGATGACCCCCATACCAATTCCAATTCTCCACCCACCCCAACTGCCCTGACCACTGCGCCCAACCCACCCCCAGGGTCGATATGAGACAGCAGtggcagaccattcggcccttccagcccaccctgctgttcaataagatcgtggctgaccCAGGAAACAAATTCACCTCATCCCAGCCCTAATTTTAAGACAGGGCCCCCTTCCCCAGTTCTGGGCTGACCCACAACAGGACACTCCCTTCCAATATCTATCTCACCAAGACTGTTGAAGATCTTGTACACATCAACCCAGCCACCGCTCTCTCTTCGAACCTTCAGGGGAAACAAGCCCAGTCCATCCGACCTCACATCACCAGACATCCCACTCCTTCTGCATTGACAATCTAGTTAAGGCTCCTCTGAGTCACCTCCAACACATtggtatctttccttaaataacaagagcaaaactgtacacagcataGGAGATGTGGTCTTACGCAGTGTGCTGTGTTATTGAAGGAGAATGTACGCAACCAAAAGATCTGTGCGTGCTGTAAACCGCAGaccagaacagaagttgctggaaaaggtctggcTGCGTcagtggggagaaatcagacGTTTCAGCTCGAGTGTCCGGTCCTCTGtcctccggcaatttctgttcttgtgagCCACGCTTTGATATTCAAATTTCTCTCCCGACAACAGGGAACAGTGTACGCACCTCCCTGATCAGCTTTGTTATAAATTAACTTAGTGTGACTCACAGACAGCAGAGCACCCAGATCCCTCACAATTCTGCAGGCCGCTCTCTGTTGAAATAATGCTCTGTtctctttttaaaacattcttcctgccaaagtgattgatgtcacatttccccacattttaACTCAGCCTCTTCGATCTTTGCTTGTTCATTCAACTGATCGCAAGCTCTCCTCCTCATAGAGCCCTACTCCCCGACCTCACTGGGTACCATCTCCACACTTAGCTGGTCTCCCTTCATCAAAGTGATTCAAACAGATTGGAAAAGGTGACACATTTTGCCAATCAGTTCAATGAAAATCTAGTGATGCACCCCCCTGTTTTCTACTGGTCAGCCAGTCTTCACCATGAGCTCTCACTCTGTACAAAGGCCTTTCATGTGGCGCTTTGCTGTACGCCTTCTGGAAGCCCAAGAACATCACACCGATATCCACACACACTGTGGTGCTGCTTCAGAGGCCGCGCTGTGAGTCCCCACCCCCAAACAAAACgctgaccacccccaccccgcaacccCCAACCCAGCCCACGTATCTGACACCTCACCTACCAATCACCAGATCCGCCTTCGGCCCCTGGAGCATGTGGTAGGGTTTGGAACACACTTTGATTCGGATGTTCCTGCGATCACTCTTCTCATTGGCTGGATACAGGCTGGggttcaccacacacacacggccaTCCTGTTTGGATtgtgggggcgggggcgggggggtggaggtgggggggcgggggtgggggcagggggtgacacagagagagagagaaacgctCCCGTTCAGATCTGAAATACCCCGGGCATGTGCTGACGCTACCCGAGGGCTGAGGGCCGGGGGCTGAGAGCTGGGGGCAGCGGGTATGGGGGCTGGGGgcagggggtgtgggggctgggggCGGTGGGACACACATGGTGACAACTGCCCAACTCccagcagcaacagcagcaggccgttcagcccactgTGTCCGTGCTGGCTCAGAGAACAACCAGCGTGTTCTGGGTCAGTTTTACCCAGCCCCTCCCTACGCTACACACACCAACCGCACCCCCCCACACGCCTCTCCCAACCGcacccatcccccactccctctcaccctcccccacactccctctccctccccccactccctctcaccctccctccactccctctcaccctcccccccactccctctcaccctccccccaatccctctcaccctccccccccaactccctctcaccctcccccactccctctcaccctccccccaactccctctcaccctcacccacactccctctcaccctccccccaactcgctctctccctccccccactccctctcaccctccccccgactccctctcaccctcccccaactccctctcaccctctgtctccctccaCTACCCCCACGACTCTCAGGCCTTGCACCCGCCCCTCACCGGTACCTTTCTCTGAAGGTTGAAATGGTGTTCGTCCACCTCTGGGGGTAAGCTGTCACCAACAAAATGGATCTCAAACGCCACATGGGGCAGGAGGACGGCGAGCTCCTGGGCAGCACAAAACCAACACCATCATTCAACAGGGCGacgacccgctcccggactgtacacacacacacacccgcctgtacacacacacacccgctcctgccctgtacacacacacacacccgcctgtacacacacacacccgctcccggactgtacacacacacacacccgcctgtacacacacacacccggtcccgccctgtacacacacacacacccgcctgtacacacacacacccgctcccgccctgtacacacacacacacccgcctgtacacacacacacacccgctcccgccctgtc
This region includes:
- the LOC125448639 gene encoding zinc finger MYND domain-containing protein 15-like, with protein sequence MSSPVAVLLSYPLTIYHIITSLVPQHFPELNILNKQSLKIHILEAEKQFEMRMVFWELAVLLPHVAFEIHFVGDSLPPEVDEHHFNLQRKDGRVCVVNPSLYPANEKSDRRNIRIKVCSKPYHMLQGPKADLVIGFNVGFGLSGTWLRSLPRLQSLRVPAYFTECSEYSCHVDNQTMSVAAGGSISQHFVNPFRSPFRIIGIDNNLPWYPNACLFHLVYKVNAVMNRQQLPVAPLAVSDGAGAGADEILENSRRKKERKRSNLRRRK